A section of the Humulus lupulus chromosome 2, drHumLupu1.1, whole genome shotgun sequence genome encodes:
- the LOC133819697 gene encoding carboxyl-terminal-processing peptidase 2, chloroplastic isoform X1, which translates to MEVLATSAIAASSPHISVSTLFKNHVSSAYEVIPRKYWDTKIVKIELQCSLRCIRTNCSVKSRNSSGDNDDGAFKQSFLLQPLWSLSKSFSVKFGLFSLSYRWIPKWKKFYGSAQEKINCLEENTPQLYIPFARLVVGVMLVMSLSVAISKSPSYYAGALTEENLLFLEAWRTIDRAYVDKSFNGQSWFRYRENALRNEPMNTREETYVAIKKMIATLNDPFTRFLEPEKFKSLQSGTQGAVTGVGLSIGYPTKLDGSPPGLVVISAVPEGPANKAGVSSGDFILEIDDTSTETMGIYDAADRLQGPEGSLVKLTIQSGSEIKHLDLTRERVSLNPVKSRLCKLPSSGKDSPLIGYIKLSSFNQNASGAVKEAIDTLRKDGVNAFVLDLRDNSGGLFPEGIEIAKIWLDKGVIVYICDSRGVRDIYDTDGSNAIAASEPLVVLVNKGTASASEILAGALKDNKRAVLLGEPTFGKGKIQSVFKLSDGSGLAVTVARYETPAHTDIDKVGVIPDHPLPTLFPKDEDGFCGCLQDSASACYLNKVQLFSR; encoded by the exons ATGGAGGTCCTCGCGACCTCAGCCATTGCAGCTTCGTCTCCTCATATTTCCGTTTCTACGCTCTTTAAGAATCACGTCTCTTCCGCCTACgag GTAATTCCAAGGAAATATTGGGAtacaaaaattgtgaaaatagaACTGCAATGTTCCTTGAGATGCATAAGGACAAATTGTAGTGTCAAATCAAGAAATAGTAGTGGTGATAATGATGATGGAGCTTTCAAACAAAGTTTTTTGCTTCAGCCACTGTGGAGTCTCAGTAAAAGTTTTTCTGTTAAGTTTGGTTTGTTTTCATTAAGCTACAGATGGATCCCTAAATGGAAGAAATTTTATGGTAGTGCCCAGGAAAAGATTAACTGTTTAGAAGAAAATACACCACAATTATACATTCCTTTTGCCAGATTAGTTGTTGGAGTGATGCTGGTTATGTCACTTTCGGTTGCTATTAGCAAGAGTCCATCCT ATTATGCAGGGGCCCTAACTGAGGAGAATCTTCTCTTCTTGGAGGCATGGAGAACAATAGACAGGGCATATGTTGACAAATCTTTTAATGGACAAAGTTGGTTTCGATATAGAGAAAATGCACTTAGAAATGAACCGATGAACACACGAGAGGAGACAT ATGTGGCAATAAAGAAGATGATTGCAACACTTAATGATCCTTTCACTCGGTTTTTGGAGCCAGAAAAGTTTAAGAGTTTGCAG TCTGGAACTCAAGGTGCTGTTACAGGTGTTGGGCTGTCTATTGGCTACCCTACAAAACTTGATGGATCTCCTCCTGGGCTTGTTGTAATATCAGCTGTTCCGGAAGGTCCTGCAAACAAAGCTGGTGTTTCGTCTGGGGATTTTATTCTGGAAATTGATGATACAAGTACAGAAACAATGGGTATATATGATGCAGCAGACAGGTTGCA GGGACCTGAAGGAAGTTTAGTGAAATTGACCATTCAAAGTGGGTCAGAAATAAAGCACCTGGATTTAAC GCGTGAGAGAGTTTCATTGAACCCGGTGAAGTCAAGACTATGCAAGTTGCCCAGTTCAGGGAAGGATTCCCCTTTGATTGGATATATTAAACTATCATCATTCAATCAAAATGCATCGG GCGCTGTCAAGGAAGCAATTGATACTTTACGAAAGGATGGTGTTAATGCCTTTGTGTTGGACCTTCGAGATAATAG CGGTGGTCTATTTCCTGAAGGAATTGAGATTGCAAAGATTTG GCTGGATAAAGGTGTAATAGTTTATATATGTGATAGTCGTGGTGTTCGAGATATATATGACACAGATGGAAGCAATGCAATAGCAGCTTCTGAACCCCTAGTTGTGCTG GTTAACAAGGGAACTGCTAGTGCAAGTGAGATATTAGCAGGAGCATTGAAAGACAATAAACGTGCTGTGTTGTTAGGAGAACCTACATTTGGAAAGGG CAAGATTCAGTCAGTTTTTAAGCTTTCTGATGGCTCTGGATTAGCTGTTACAGTTGCTCGTTATGAAACTCCTGCTCACACAGATATTGACAAG GTTGGAGTGATTCCTGACCATCCTCTGCCAACATTATTTCCCAAAGATGAAGATGGATTTTGTGGCTGCCTTCAGGACTCTGCATCGGCTTGCTATTTGAACAAAGTCCAATTGTTTTCCAGATGA
- the LOC133815647 gene encoding glutathione S-transferase T3-like, whose protein sequence is MEKSSIDLNRETSSTSVSETQPEHSVEGLENVVLHNEDESRHKCKVSWSKEATILLISGWLNTSKDAIVGNDQTSTHFWARIADYFNTNQKGEQARTGSGWSDEQIIENAHQLYKSENNNSNFLLVDCWRLLKDEPKWNTMYQTKGGKRTKVSDTGAFTSSSNADISDDEVREVRPIGQKAAKRKGKEKKDTHARFIEISERKASALEKLVAIKEKEAEDNRMTKYMDYLIMDTSHMTHEQKKDHENLCYISTVIF, encoded by the exons ATGGAAAAGTCTAGTATTGATTTGAATCGTGAAACATCATCGACATCTGTCTCTGAAACCCAACCTGAACATAGTGTTGAAGGGTTGGAAAATGTAGTTCTACACAATGAAGATGAATCAAGGCATAAATGTAAAGTCAGCTGGAGCAAGGAAGCCACTATACTTCTGATAAGTGGATGGCTTAATACATCTAAGGATGCCATTGTGGGGAATGACCAGACTTCTACACATTTCTGGGCTCGAATCGCAGATTACTTCAACACCAACCAAAAAGGTGAGCAAGCAAGGACTGGAAG TGGTTGGTCTGATGAGCAAATTATTGAGAATGCACATCAATTGTACAAATCTGAAAATAACAACTCAAATTTTCTGCTTGTGGATTGTTGGAGATTGCTAAAGGATGAGCCGAAATGGAATACAATGTACCAAACAAAAGGTGGTAAGAGAACAAAGGTGTCAGATACAGGGGCatttacttcttcttccaatgcagaTATCAGTGATGATGAAGTACGTGAAGTGCGCCCTATTGGCCAAAAGGCAGCAAagagaaaagggaaggaaaaaaaagacaCACATGCTAGATTTATAGAGATTAGTGAACGGAAAGCATCTGCATTGGAGAAATTGGTGGCGATAAAAGAGAAAGAGGCAGAAGATAATAGGATGACAAAATACATGGATTATCTCATCATGGACACGTCGCATATGACTCATGAACAAAAGAAAGATCATGAAAACTTGT GCTATATTTCAACGgttatattttaa
- the LOC133819697 gene encoding carboxyl-terminal-processing peptidase 2, chloroplastic isoform X2: MEVLATSAIAASSPHISVSTLFKNHVSSAYEVIPRKYWDTKIVKIELQCSLRCIRTNCSVKSRNSSGDNDDGAFKQSFLLQPLWSLSKSFSVKFGLFSLSYRWIPKWKKFYGSAQEKINCLEENTPQLYIPFARLVVGVMLVMSLSVAISKSPSWALTEENLLFLEAWRTIDRAYVDKSFNGQSWFRYRENALRNEPMNTREETYVAIKKMIATLNDPFTRFLEPEKFKSLQSGTQGAVTGVGLSIGYPTKLDGSPPGLVVISAVPEGPANKAGVSSGDFILEIDDTSTETMGIYDAADRLQGPEGSLVKLTIQSGSEIKHLDLTRERVSLNPVKSRLCKLPSSGKDSPLIGYIKLSSFNQNASGAVKEAIDTLRKDGVNAFVLDLRDNSGGLFPEGIEIAKIWLDKGVIVYICDSRGVRDIYDTDGSNAIAASEPLVVLVNKGTASASEILAGALKDNKRAVLLGEPTFGKGKIQSVFKLSDGSGLAVTVARYETPAHTDIDKVGVIPDHPLPTLFPKDEDGFCGCLQDSASACYLNKVQLFSR, translated from the exons ATGGAGGTCCTCGCGACCTCAGCCATTGCAGCTTCGTCTCCTCATATTTCCGTTTCTACGCTCTTTAAGAATCACGTCTCTTCCGCCTACgag GTAATTCCAAGGAAATATTGGGAtacaaaaattgtgaaaatagaACTGCAATGTTCCTTGAGATGCATAAGGACAAATTGTAGTGTCAAATCAAGAAATAGTAGTGGTGATAATGATGATGGAGCTTTCAAACAAAGTTTTTTGCTTCAGCCACTGTGGAGTCTCAGTAAAAGTTTTTCTGTTAAGTTTGGTTTGTTTTCATTAAGCTACAGATGGATCCCTAAATGGAAGAAATTTTATGGTAGTGCCCAGGAAAAGATTAACTGTTTAGAAGAAAATACACCACAATTATACATTCCTTTTGCCAGATTAGTTGTTGGAGTGATGCTGGTTATGTCACTTTCGGTTGCTATTAGCAAGAGTCCATCCT GGGCCCTAACTGAGGAGAATCTTCTCTTCTTGGAGGCATGGAGAACAATAGACAGGGCATATGTTGACAAATCTTTTAATGGACAAAGTTGGTTTCGATATAGAGAAAATGCACTTAGAAATGAACCGATGAACACACGAGAGGAGACAT ATGTGGCAATAAAGAAGATGATTGCAACACTTAATGATCCTTTCACTCGGTTTTTGGAGCCAGAAAAGTTTAAGAGTTTGCAG TCTGGAACTCAAGGTGCTGTTACAGGTGTTGGGCTGTCTATTGGCTACCCTACAAAACTTGATGGATCTCCTCCTGGGCTTGTTGTAATATCAGCTGTTCCGGAAGGTCCTGCAAACAAAGCTGGTGTTTCGTCTGGGGATTTTATTCTGGAAATTGATGATACAAGTACAGAAACAATGGGTATATATGATGCAGCAGACAGGTTGCA GGGACCTGAAGGAAGTTTAGTGAAATTGACCATTCAAAGTGGGTCAGAAATAAAGCACCTGGATTTAAC GCGTGAGAGAGTTTCATTGAACCCGGTGAAGTCAAGACTATGCAAGTTGCCCAGTTCAGGGAAGGATTCCCCTTTGATTGGATATATTAAACTATCATCATTCAATCAAAATGCATCGG GCGCTGTCAAGGAAGCAATTGATACTTTACGAAAGGATGGTGTTAATGCCTTTGTGTTGGACCTTCGAGATAATAG CGGTGGTCTATTTCCTGAAGGAATTGAGATTGCAAAGATTTG GCTGGATAAAGGTGTAATAGTTTATATATGTGATAGTCGTGGTGTTCGAGATATATATGACACAGATGGAAGCAATGCAATAGCAGCTTCTGAACCCCTAGTTGTGCTG GTTAACAAGGGAACTGCTAGTGCAAGTGAGATATTAGCAGGAGCATTGAAAGACAATAAACGTGCTGTGTTGTTAGGAGAACCTACATTTGGAAAGGG CAAGATTCAGTCAGTTTTTAAGCTTTCTGATGGCTCTGGATTAGCTGTTACAGTTGCTCGTTATGAAACTCCTGCTCACACAGATATTGACAAG GTTGGAGTGATTCCTGACCATCCTCTGCCAACATTATTTCCCAAAGATGAAGATGGATTTTGTGGCTGCCTTCAGGACTCTGCATCGGCTTGCTATTTGAACAAAGTCCAATTGTTTTCCAGATGA